TTTTGTATCTTGGATGAAATTCTTAGCTCGTCCAGCATCTTCCCTGGCTTTTCCTTTGACCTGATTGCCTGCGTCTGCTGATGCAATCAAGTTTGTAGCGGTATCAGCCATTGCTACAGTGTTAGAGAAAAACGCACCTTGCCAAACGAAAGCGATCGCACAGACACAAAACATAGCTGTAGCTATCCAGCGTCCTACAGTCGAAAGCTTGGTTGTAAAATAATTTAGTTTCATAGAATACAATGTCCATGACATTTAGCATTCTATTTTTACTTCATTTGGCTTATCAGCCCAATCTTTCCTTAGACAGAGGTTCTCTCATCAAAAGTTATTAAATAAATTCGCTCTTTCAATAGATTACTAAAAGACCAGCACTCCATTACTAAGATAGAACTTACGCATACTCTATAAATTTTAGTGTTCTTCTCCTGTCGGAGACTGGAGGCGAAAGAACGCCAAATTACAGATTAGCCTCCACAGGCGACTAATTATCAAAATGCTTTAATTAAAGTGCCTTGAGTCGGCTTATTTAAAACTGCTCTAGCTAAATTTCCACTAACATTACCATCAATTATCCAACAATCAACTCCTAAACTGGAGATAGCAAAAAACTCCTCAACTTTTTTGGCCATACCGCCAGTAACATCTATTGATTCACTTTCGCCTAAAGCAGCTTTGATTTGAGGATAGTTCACTGGAGTAATATTAGATAGTACTTGTCCATCTTCACCGAGGACACCTGGATAATTTCCAGCATTTACTAATCGAACTTGAAACTTACCTTGAGAATAGAAATATTTAGCTAGTTCTGCCAACAAAGTATCTGTAGAAAGAATAGTACCACCAATAGCTTTGTCCAGAACGACATCACCAAAAACTAAAGGAATTAAACCAGCTTGTAGGCTATTTTCTATTACAGAAAAATCGATTGTAAATAGTTTTTTATTCTGAGTAATTGCCATAGTTACAGGTGGCAAGCTGATCACTGGTAAACCTGCTTGTAAAAAAATCTTAGCTAGTAGAATATTTAAATCTAAAGCATCTTGATGGACTAAACAAAATCCTAGTTTGTCTGCATCACAGAAAAAGCCATCGATTGTATTGTATTTCTTCGCTGATTGGTGAGCAAATGAACCAGCGCCATTGCCAATAATCAATTGCAGATTGGGATTTTCAAGCCTGATCAAGCTTATTTGCTCCACCAGATGTGTC
This region of Nostoc sp. UHCC 0302 genomic DNA includes:
- a CDS encoding isopentenyl phosphate kinase, with protein sequence MELVLIKLGGSLITDKGKPYTARPEIMTHLVEQISLIRLENPNLQLIIGNGAGSFAHQSAKKYNTIDGFFCDADKLGFCLVHQDALDLNILLAKIFLQAGLPVISLPPVTMAITQNKKLFTIDFSVIENSLQAGLIPLVFGDVVLDKAIGGTILSTDTLLAELAKYFYSQGKFQVRLVNAGNYPGVLGEDGQVLSNITPVNYPQIKAALGESESIDVTGGMAKKVEEFFAISSLGVDCWIIDGNVSGNLARAVLNKPTQGTLIKAF